A genomic segment from Glycine max cultivar Williams 82 chromosome 1, Glycine_max_v4.0, whole genome shotgun sequence encodes:
- the LOC100791911 gene encoding tobamovirus multiplication protein 2A codes for MACRGCWECLLKLFNFILTLTGLAIVGYGIYLFVEFSKASDDDNTPAISPVSDDSALIQLGRPVLMAVSLSNDFFDNLPRAWFIYLFIGIGVVLFLISCFGCIGAATRNGCCLSCYSILVALLILVELGCAAFIFFDKNWKEEIPTDKTGDFDAIYGFLIENWNIVKWVALGIVIFEALLFLLALIVRAANRPADYDSDEEFINPRQQVRQPLLNRPAASPATGLPVAGTMDQRPSRNDAWSTRMREKYGLDTSEFTYNPSESNRFQQVNSQPTEEKSRCTIM; via the exons ATGGCATGTAGGGGGTGCTGGGAGTGCCTTTTGAAGCTGTTTAACTTCATACTGACCCTCACTGGTCTGGCCATTGTGGGCTACGGAATCTATCTTTTTGTTGAATTCTCTAAAGCTTCGGATGATGACAACACGCCTGCAATTTCTCCCGTCAGTGATGATTCTGCTCTGATTCAACTTGGCCGGCCTGTGCTTATGGCCGTGTCTCTATCCAACGACTTTTTTGATAACTTGCCCCGTGCCTG gtttatttacttatttattggTATTGGAGTGGTTCTCTTTcttatttcttgttttggttGTATTGGAGCTGCAACACGAAATGGATGCTGCCTGAGCTGT TATTCAATTTTGGTGGCATTATTGATCTTGGTAGAGCTTGGATGTGCAGCCTTTATATTCTTTGACAAAAACTGGAAAGAA GAAATTCCAACAGACAAAACTGGAGATTTTGATGCGATATATGGATTTCTGATTGAGAATTGGAATATCGTGAAATGGGTTGCTCTTGGAATTGTTATCTTTGAG GCCCTTCTTTTCCTGTTAGCCCTTATTGTTAGGGCTGCAAATAGGCCAGCAGATTATGATAGCGATGAGGAGTTCATTAATCCAAGGCAGCAAGTACGACAGCCATTGCTCAACAGACCAGCAGCAAGCCCAGCAACAGGGTTACCGGTTGCTGGAACAATGGACCAGCGTCCAAGCAGAAATGATGCATGGAGCACACGGATGAGGGAGAAG TATGGGCTTGATACTTCGGAATTTACTTACAACCCATCTGAGTCGAACAGGTTCCAGCAAGTAAACTCGCAGCCAACTGAAGAAAAGAGCCGCTGCACTATAATGTGA